Proteins co-encoded in one Brassica oleracea var. oleracea cultivar TO1000 chromosome C4, BOL, whole genome shotgun sequence genomic window:
- the LOC106339017 gene encoding uncharacterized protein LOC106339017, with protein sequence MVQDEVAKINVKLDEEMAAKFRGMEDSFKRMLTDAVSSLREEGSTAPKGGIPTGTMAGHHEVETSAAGGARRSGIPSPSVPVQRGETPNLFHNGPNHRHVKMEFPKFREGDPTSWVSKAKQYFAYQEIPLEQRVSFASYHFEEEANEWWQATSKTLDEDGVSVTWDIFEEELWARFGPTAAEDFDEALSKIQQTGTLREYHREFEKLQIKVSGWTQKALIGTYIGGLRDSISDSIRMFQPKTLKATVELTRMCDEQLQRNRRFTPTNNRNSRSSQASPPPPPNANNNNSTANEDQTSKPKRLSWEKLKRKRSLGICFSCDERYTPGHKCQKSQLLLMVGAEDETDEDEETSETDEAEITLQALTGWDTPQTLRTSVKISGQNLVALIDSGSTHNFISEKVANRLNLQVSPTKEFKVQVADGHPLRCDGVYRAVTTVIYSLTFAVDLYVLPLTGLDVVLGIQWLSQLGPTLCDWKERTMKFMWANKTVRIQGLANRKITQAQSKEVAREAQKGQACFALSIQQTSTNNIPIPESMSMLLQQYTGIFDTPTTLPPERDIEHHITLKEGSDPVNVRPYRYAHFQKEEIEKQVNETLKTGLIRNSSSPFSSPVLLVKKKDGSWRFCTDYRALNASTIKDRFPIPTVEDMLDELHGATIFTKLDLTAGYHQEHLEHVRIVFALLQQHRLFVKQKKCEFGREEQEYLGHINPAAGVKVDQSKIQAMVDWPPPTTITELRIIARPLTNLLKKGKFEWTSLADSAFSALKTAMTTTPTLALPDFSIPFIIQTDASGDGIGAILSQHGQPIAFMSRALGVAKQTWSTYARDMLAIVIAIRTWRPYIMGRRFTIQTDQKSLRFLLEQRILTPEQQKWMGKLLGYDYEIVYKPASANAAADALSRRRDSPTLNTITGSPLITALLKEHHDSFIGGHSGALRTFKRLSQQFFWPSMHKTVREYVAACDTCQRAKYESLSPAGLLQPLPIPNQIWEDLSMDFVDGLPRSDNHTSIMVVVDRLTKAAHLIPLAHPYTAKSVAAKFLEFVVKLHGLPKSNVSDRDPIFVSTFWRELWRLSGREPPPLLHYEIGTTPVLELDEQLAARDEVLSDLKLNLERANNRMKQAADKKRRDVSYEVGDRVYLRLQPYRQHTIFKRTCQKLSTRYFGPFQVEARVGPVAYRLKLPEGTRVHSVFHVSLLKKRVGEATPTSGTLSPIRANGLLRLIPEKTLQVRHTHDAGTRIKEVLVQWKELPIEDATWEDFDQLKQSYPDFNLEDKIILGEGSNDAAISEADRGPEPNRRISSRTKIPNQKYLE encoded by the exons ATGGTACAAGATGAGGTTGCCAAGATCAATGTGAAACTCGATGAAGAGATGGCTGCAAAGTTTCGTGGCATGGAAGACTCCTTCAAGAGGATGCTGACTGATGCGGTGTCAAGTCTGCGTGAGGAAGGGTCCACTGCACCGAAGGGAGGAATTCCAACAGGGACGATGGCAGGTCATCACGAAGTGGAGACGAGCGCGGCTGGAGGGGCCAGAAGATCGGGGATACCATCACCCTCCGTCCCCGTTCAGAGAGGAGAAACTCCTAATCTTTTTCACAACGGACCTAACCACCGGCATGTAAAAATGGAATTTCCCAAGTTTCGAGAAGGAGATCCGACATCATGGGTGAGCAAGGCGAAACAATACTTCGCTTACCAAGAAATACCACTGGAGCAGAGAGTCAGCTTTGCTTCGTATCATTTCGAGGAGGAAGCAAATGAATGGTGGCAGGCTACTTCAAAAACCCTCGATGAAGATGGAGTCTCGGTGACGTGGGACATATTTGAGGAAGAACTTTGGGCCCGATTTGGACCAACTGCTGCTGAAGACTTTGATGAGGCTCTCTCCAAGATTCAACAAACCGGTACCTTGAGGGAATATCACCGAGAGTTCGAAAAGCTCCAGATTAAGGTGTCAGGCTGGACACAGAAGGCGCTCATTGGTACATACATCGGTGGACTTAGAGATTCCATATCCGACAGCATCAGGATGTTCCAACCGAAAACGTTGAAAGCCACGGTGGAACTAACACGGATGTGTGATGAACAGCTCCAGCGCAACCGACGCTTTACTCCAACCAACAACAGGAACTCGCGCAGTTCTCAGGCATCACCACCACCACCACCCAATGCGAACAACAACAACTCAACAGCCAACGAGGACCAGACATCAAAACCCAAGCGGTTGAGTTGGGAGAAACTCAAGCGGAAACGAAGTCTCGGAATCTGCTTTAGCTGCGATGAGAGGTATACACCGGGACATAAATGTCAAAAATCTCAGCTACTTCTCATGGTGGGGGCGGAAGATGAAACCGACGAGGACGAGGAAACCTCTGAAACCGATGAAGCAGAAATAACGCTACAAGCTCTCACTGGCTGGGATACACCACAAACACTACGCACATCAGTGAAGATCAGTGGCCAGAATCTCGTGGCACTGATAGATAGTGGATCAACCCACAATTTTATCAGTGAGAAGGTGGCTAATCGATTGAATCTACAGGTCTCACCGACCAAGGAGTTCAAGGTACAAGTCGCTGATGGCCATCCGCTTCGGTGTGACGGCGTCTATCGAGCAGTAACCACGGTGATCTATAGCCTGACCTTCGCCGTCGATCTCTATGTTCTTCCCTTGACAGGTCTCGACGTCGTTTTGGGAATTCAATGGTTATCGCAATTGGGCCCGACCTTATGTGATTGGAAGGAACGGACTATGAAGTTCATGTGGGCCAATAAAACGGTCAGGATACAAGGCCTCGCAAATAGAAAGATTACACAGGCCCAATCCAAAGAGGTGGCCCGTGAAGCCCAAAAAGGGCAGGCCTGTTTCGCGCTGAGTATTCAACAGACGTCGACAAACAACATCCCGATCCCGGAATCAATGTCTATGCTCTTGCAACAGTACACCGGAATCTTCGATACACCCACCACACTACCACCGGAAAGAGATATCGAGCATCATATTACTCTAAAGGAGGGCTCTGATCCGGTAAACGTGCGACCCTACCGATATGCCCACTTTCAGAAGGAGGAAATCGAAAAACAAGTCAACGAGACGCTGAAAACTGGACTCATCCGTAACAGTTCGAGTCCATTCTCATCACCGGTGCTGTTGGTGAAGAAGAAAGACGGATCTTGGCGATTTTGCACAGACTATCGAGCTCTCAACGCGTCAACTATTAAGGATCGATTTCCAATTCCGACGGTGGAAGACATGCTAGACGAACTCCATGGCGCCACTATCTTCACCAAACTGGATCTCACCGCTGGGTACCATCAG GAGCATCTAGAGCATGTTCGAATCGTCTTTGCTCTCCTGCAACAACACCGGCTATTTGTTAAGCAAAAGAAATGCGAGTTTGGTCGTGAGGAACAGGAGTATCTGGGGCACATCAACCCGGCAGCAGGAGTGAAAGTTGATCAATCCAAGATACAAGCTATGGTTGATTGGCCTCCACCTACGACTATCACCGAGCTACGTATCATCGCTCGGCCGCTGACTAATTTACTGAAAAAAGGGAAATTTGAATGGACGTCACTGGCAGATTCAGCCTTCTCGGCCCTCAAGACCGCTATGACTACCACACCGACGTTGGCCTTACCGGACTTCTCCATCCCATTCATTATTCAAACGGATGCTTCAGGAGATGGTATTGGGGCTATCTTATCCCAACATGGGCAACCGATCGCATTCATGAGCAGAGCATTGGGCGTGGCAAAACAGACTTGGTCCACCTACGCCAGGGATATGCTAGCCATTGTCATTGCCATCCGTACTTGGAGACCTTACATTATGGGTCGCCGGTTCACCATACAGACCGATCAAAAGAGCCTACGCTTCCTTCTTGAGCAAAGGATTCTGACACCGGAGCAACAAAAGTGGATGGGAAAGCTCTTGGGGTATGATTACGAAATCGTTTACAAACCGGCAAGTGCTAATGCCGCTGCAGATGCACTTTCACGACGGCGAGACAGTCCCACCCTTAACACCATTACCG GTTCACCTCTCATCACAGCATTACTGAAAGAGCACCACGACTCTTTTATCGGAGGTCACTCAGGTGCTTTGCGAACATTCAAACGGCTCTCTCAGCAGTTTTTCTGGCCATCAATGCACAAGACGGTGCGGGAGTATGTCGCTGCCTGTGATACTTGTCAGCGAGCGAAGTACGAGAGCTTGTCACCAGCTGGATTGCTCCAGCCTTTGCCTATCCCAAATCAGATATGGGAGGATTTATCTATGGACTTCGTTGATGGTCTCCCACGATCCGACAATCACACGTCTATAATGGTCGTTGTCGATCGCCTCACCAAGGCCGCCCATCTCATTCCTCTTGCTCATCCGTACACAGCAAAATCAGTGGCTGCTAAGTTCTTGGAGTTCGTCGTCAAGCTACATGGACTGCCGAAATCTAACGTAAGTGACCGTGATCCTATCTTTGTCAGCACTTTTTGGCGTGAGCTGTGGCGATTATCAG GCCGCGAACCACCACCACTCTTACATTACGAGATTGGTACTACGCCAGTCTTGGAATTGGATGAACAATTAGCAGCACGAGATGAGGTCCTCTCTGACTTGAAGCTGAACCTTGAGCGTGCCAACAACAGAATGAAGCAAGCAGCAGATAAGAAGCGCAGGGACGTCTCTTACGAAGTAGGCGACAGGGTCTATCTGCGTCTACAACCTTATAGGCAACACACCATCTTCAAGCGTACTTGCCAAAAACTGTCTACAAGGTACTTTGGACCCTTCCAGGTAGAGGCTCGCGTGGGACCTGTTGCGTACCGTCTGAAGCTTCCGGAAGGTACTCGAGTTCACTCAGTCTTTCATGTCTCTTTGCTCAAAAAACGAGTGGGGGAGGCTACACCTACGTCAGGAACATTATCACCAATACGCGCGAATGGGCTTTTGCGTCTCATACCGGAGAAAACATTGCAGGTGCGACATACACATGACGCAGGCACACGTATCAAGGAGGTACTGGTACAATGGAAAGAGTTACCAATTGAGGATGCAACATGGGAAGATTTCGATCAACTGAAGCAGAGCTACCCAGATTTCAATCTTGAGGACAAGATTATTCTTGGGGAGGGGAGTAATGATGCAGCTATAAGTGAAGCTGATCGTGGACCAGAACCAAACCGGAGGATCTCGTCACGTACCAAGATTCCCAATCAAAAGTATTTGGAGTAA
- the LOC106340298 gene encoding trihelix transcription factor GT-4-like has translation MPLGNYTLRVDEGIAVRVCHYDESDPLPVHQEEKVFYTEEDYREFLGRRGWTCLREFDGGFRNIDGMVRNVDSMDDLQPGVLYRGMR, from the exons ATGCCTCTAGGGAACTATACACTCCGTGTCGATGAAG GAATAGCTGTTAGAGTGTGCCACTATGATGAGTCTGATCCGTTACCGGTTCATCAAGAGGAGAAGGTGTTTTACACGGAAGAGGATTACAGAGAGTTCTTGGGACGAAGAGGATGGACATGTCTGAGAGAGTTTGATGGAGGGTTTAGGAACATAGACGGTATGGTTAGGAATGTAGATAGTATGGATGATCTTCAACCTGGTGTCTTGTACCGTGGAATGAGATGA